One region of Alcanivorax sediminis genomic DNA includes:
- the dbpA gene encoding ATP-dependent RNA helicase DbpA, with translation MTDSLFSSLPLGTDMLANLDTLGYASMTPVQAASLPLLLKGHDVIAQASTGSGKTAAFGIGLLHPLNLRYYGCQALVLCPTRELADQVAAEIRRLARGVGNIKVLTLCGGQPIGPQIGSLEHGAQVVVGTPGRILKHLSKGTLSLDGLNTLVLDEADRMLDMGFYDDIAQVIRQTPARRQTMLFSATYPPGIKQLAETFMREPEHVEVEALHDNSRIEQRFYEVEPLQRYEAVADAIACFRPTSCVVFCVTKQQCNDVVGQLCRRGLSARVLNSDLEQRERDEVLTLFANRSLSVLVATDVAARGLDIDNLDMVINAELSHDPQTHIHRVGRTGRAGEKGMAINLVAPKEARRAMAIEELQGEKLNWHPASSLKPREGDPMLPPTITLCIAAGRKDKLRPGDILGALTGDAGIPGNQVGKITVTDYQAYVAIERDSAELALQRLMSGKIKGKNRRVKKL, from the coding sequence GTGACTGACTCCCTGTTTTCCTCTCTGCCGCTTGGCACAGATATGCTCGCCAATCTGGATACCCTGGGCTACGCCAGCATGACCCCGGTACAGGCAGCGAGCCTGCCGTTACTGCTGAAAGGTCACGATGTAATCGCCCAGGCCAGTACGGGCAGCGGCAAGACCGCCGCCTTCGGTATTGGGCTTCTGCATCCGCTCAATCTTCGCTATTACGGTTGCCAGGCACTTGTGCTGTGCCCAACCCGGGAACTGGCGGATCAGGTGGCAGCGGAGATCCGTCGGCTGGCCCGCGGTGTGGGCAACATCAAGGTGCTGACCCTGTGTGGCGGCCAACCCATCGGCCCGCAAATCGGCTCGCTGGAGCATGGCGCACAGGTCGTCGTGGGTACGCCGGGCCGCATACTCAAGCATCTCAGCAAGGGCACCCTGAGCCTCGACGGCCTCAACACTTTGGTGCTGGATGAGGCAGATCGGATGCTCGACATGGGTTTCTACGATGACATTGCCCAGGTCATTCGCCAGACGCCGGCCCGGCGTCAGACCATGCTGTTTTCGGCCACCTATCCGCCGGGCATCAAGCAGCTGGCCGAGACCTTCATGCGCGAGCCCGAGCATGTGGAGGTGGAAGCGCTGCATGACAACAGCCGTATCGAACAGCGCTTCTATGAAGTGGAGCCGCTGCAGCGTTATGAGGCCGTAGCCGATGCCATTGCATGCTTCCGCCCCACCAGCTGTGTGGTGTTCTGCGTAACCAAACAGCAGTGTAACGATGTGGTCGGCCAGTTGTGCCGCCGCGGGCTGTCTGCCCGCGTACTGAACAGTGATCTCGAACAGCGCGAGCGCGATGAAGTACTGACCCTGTTTGCCAATCGCAGTCTCTCGGTTTTGGTGGCCACCGATGTGGCAGCCCGTGGGCTGGATATTGATAACCTGGATATGGTGATCAATGCCGAACTCTCCCACGATCCGCAAACCCACATTCACCGGGTTGGCCGCACCGGTCGGGCAGGGGAGAAGGGGATGGCAATCAATCTGGTGGCGCCGAAAGAGGCTCGCCGAGCCATGGCCATCGAAGAGCTGCAGGGTGAAAAACTCAACTGGCATCCGGCGTCCAGCCTCAAGCCCCGCGAAGGCGATCCCATGCTGCCGCCCACCATCACTCTGTGTATTGCTGCCGGTCGCAAGGACAAGCTTCGCCCTGGCGATATCCTCGGGGCGCTCACGGGGGATGCCGGTATCCCCGGCAATCAGGTCGGCAAGATTACCGTCACCGATTACCAGGCCTATGTGGCCATCGAGCGAGACAGTGCGGAACTGGCGCTGCAGCGTTTGATGAGCGGCAAGATCAAGGGCAAGAACCGGCGAGTAAAAAAGCTTTGA
- a CDS encoding YgaP family membrane protein: MKTNVGNADRTLRLVAGVVIIALGIVFQSWWGAIGLIPLFTGTTRWCPAYLPFGISTCKAPDSQDS, from the coding sequence ATGAAGACAAACGTAGGCAACGCCGACCGCACCTTGCGCCTGGTGGCAGGCGTCGTGATTATCGCACTGGGCATCGTTTTCCAGAGCTGGTGGGGCGCTATCGGACTGATCCCGCTGTTCACCGGCACCACCCGCTGGTGCCCCGCATACCTTCCCTTCGGGATTTCTACCTGCAAGGCGCCAGATTCACAGGACTCATAA
- a CDS encoding MgtC/SapB family protein, translating into MDDVALQFLENNQTTLRLAVALLLGAIIGLERGWEARDQKSGERIAGIRTFALIGLLGGVAAVLTREVTEWAFPVLLISVVAMSIAGYNERLAHIRNFSITGMIGMLLTFCFGAIAVAVDPVMAAAAAVITATVLDSKEEIHGWVNRLKEHELDAGLKLLLISVVMLPLLPNQPFGPGGVLNPREIWWMVVMIASISFVGYFAMKLAGTRKGILFTSLFAGLSSSTALTLHFSRQSARNPELSGQLAAGILIACGTMFPRILAYCFVINRDLMPSLIWPVLVMTALLYIPAGLIWKHYGDHQTISSPPLNQNPLDLTSALVFGALLTAILLLGELLTTWLGDTGIYVLAASSGIADVDAITLSLTRMSTDQLAMNTAVIGIVIAAATNNMVKAGMTWVIGQRQMGWLVGIPMVLSLVAGMTVAWWQ; encoded by the coding sequence ATGGACGACGTAGCACTCCAGTTTCTCGAAAACAACCAGACCACCCTGCGCCTGGCGGTGGCCCTGTTGCTCGGCGCGATTATCGGGCTGGAACGGGGCTGGGAAGCGCGCGATCAGAAATCCGGCGAACGTATTGCCGGCATCCGCACTTTTGCCCTGATCGGCCTTCTGGGTGGGGTGGCCGCGGTTCTGACACGAGAGGTGACGGAGTGGGCCTTTCCGGTGTTGTTGATCAGCGTGGTGGCCATGTCCATTGCCGGTTACAACGAGCGTCTGGCGCACATCCGCAACTTCAGTATCACCGGCATGATCGGCATGCTGCTTACCTTCTGTTTCGGCGCCATCGCGGTGGCGGTGGACCCGGTGATGGCCGCTGCTGCGGCCGTCATCACCGCCACTGTTCTGGACAGCAAGGAAGAGATCCATGGCTGGGTCAACCGTTTAAAAGAGCATGAACTGGATGCGGGCCTGAAGCTGCTGTTGATCTCGGTGGTGATGCTGCCACTGCTGCCCAATCAGCCCTTCGGGCCCGGCGGAGTACTCAACCCGCGCGAGATCTGGTGGATGGTGGTGATGATCGCGTCCATCTCCTTTGTGGGCTACTTCGCCATGAAGCTGGCAGGCACCCGCAAGGGCATTCTGTTCACCAGCCTGTTTGCCGGGCTCAGCTCTTCAACGGCGCTCACCCTGCACTTTTCCCGCCAGTCCGCCCGTAATCCGGAGCTCAGTGGACAACTGGCGGCGGGCATTTTGATTGCCTGCGGCACCATGTTCCCGCGCATTCTGGCCTACTGCTTCGTGATTAACCGGGACCTGATGCCCAGCCTGATCTGGCCGGTGCTGGTAATGACTGCGCTGCTCTATATTCCTGCTGGTCTGATCTGGAAGCACTATGGCGATCATCAGACGATCTCCAGCCCGCCGCTGAATCAGAACCCGCTGGATCTGACTTCGGCGCTGGTATTCGGTGCATTGCTGACTGCAATCCTGCTACTGGGTGAGCTTCTGACAACCTGGCTGGGTGATACCGGTATTTACGTTTTAGCCGCCAGCTCCGGGATTGCCGATGTGGATGCCATCACCTTGTCATTGACGCGCATGTCTACCGATCAGCTGGCCATGAACACGGCGGTCATCGGCATCGTGATTGCCGCTGCCACCAACAATATGGTGAAAGCCGGTATGACCTGGGTGATCGGCCAACGGCAGATGGGCTGGCTGGTCGGAATTCCCATGGTGCTATCGCTGGTGGCCGGGATGACGGTGGCCTGGTGGCAGTGA
- a CDS encoding WS/DGAT/MGAT family O-acyltransferase → MKQDREPMSAVDTAWLRMENDNNLMMIQTVLLLEGPLDLGRLRSVLEQRLLSFSRFRQRVVMEKEHAYWQDDPGFNLDNHVHRVGLPGKADMHELQAFCADLISTPLNFHHPLWQMHIIDRVDGQHSAVVCRIHHCIADGLALVRVLLSVADTTREGDRQAPNGDRPYHHTSWLERGRHLAHDLIEEATELVRHPDQLLELARAGWSAGAELARVTLQPRDPPTCLKRSLSGRKVVGWAEPLDLEAVKDVAHALDGTVNDVLLTCATGALRSWLLEQGDDVTQDLNVAVPFNLRPLDKPIDTLGNQFGLVLVRLPIHLASARSRLLEVQKHMRDLKASPQPWVFYGMLVGLGQGPDALEQAALEFLSSKASLVMTNVPGPQKPLYLAGARILQPMVWVPQSGGVGMGLSILSYAGTVQFGVVADQNLMTDPQGLVAHFHRSFEELASLVHAEQG, encoded by the coding sequence ATGAAACAAGACCGCGAGCCCATGTCCGCCGTCGACACTGCCTGGCTACGGATGGAAAACGATAACAATCTGATGATGATACAGACGGTCCTGCTGCTGGAGGGGCCGCTGGATCTGGGCCGCTTGCGGTCCGTGCTTGAACAGCGATTGCTGTCATTTTCCCGTTTTCGCCAGCGAGTGGTGATGGAAAAGGAGCATGCCTACTGGCAGGACGATCCCGGTTTCAACCTCGACAACCATGTGCATCGCGTGGGTTTGCCCGGCAAGGCAGATATGCACGAGCTGCAGGCCTTCTGCGCAGACCTGATCAGTACTCCGCTCAACTTTCACCATCCTCTGTGGCAGATGCATATCATCGATCGGGTCGATGGTCAGCACAGCGCGGTGGTGTGCCGAATTCATCACTGTATCGCCGATGGGCTCGCTCTGGTCAGGGTGTTGTTGTCCGTGGCGGACACCACCAGGGAGGGAGATCGGCAAGCGCCTAATGGCGATCGACCGTATCACCACACTTCCTGGCTGGAACGGGGCCGCCACCTTGCCCATGACCTGATTGAAGAGGCCACGGAGCTGGTACGCCATCCGGATCAGCTGCTCGAACTGGCGCGTGCCGGCTGGTCAGCCGGTGCTGAACTGGCCCGTGTCACCCTGCAGCCCCGCGACCCACCCACCTGCCTGAAACGTTCGCTGAGTGGGCGTAAAGTGGTGGGTTGGGCCGAACCGCTGGATCTGGAAGCCGTCAAGGATGTGGCCCATGCGCTTGACGGTACGGTTAACGATGTTCTGCTGACCTGTGCCACCGGAGCGCTGCGTAGCTGGCTTCTGGAGCAGGGCGATGATGTGACACAGGATCTCAACGTGGCTGTGCCATTCAATCTGCGCCCGCTGGACAAACCCATTGATACGCTCGGCAACCAGTTTGGGTTGGTGTTGGTGCGGTTGCCCATTCATCTGGCCAGTGCCCGCAGTCGCTTGCTGGAAGTGCAGAAACACATGCGCGACCTGAAGGCGTCGCCTCAGCCCTGGGTGTTTTACGGCATGCTTGTCGGGCTTGGCCAGGGGCCAGATGCGCTGGAGCAGGCCGCGCTGGAGTTCCTCAGCAGCAAAGCGTCACTGGTCATGACCAACGTGCCCGGGCCACAGAAACCGCTTTATCTGGCTGGGGCTCGCATCCTGCAACCCATGGTCTGGGTTCCCCAGTCCGGCGGAGTGGGGATGGGGCTCAGCATCCTCAGCTATGCAGGCACGGTCCAGTTTGGTGTGGTTGCGGACCAAAACCTGATGACCGATCCTCAGGGCCTGGTGGCGCATTTTCATCGCAGTTTTGAAGAGCTGGCCTCCCTGGTGCACGCAGAACAAGGCTAG
- a CDS encoding CBS domain-containing protein, protein METSSIKELMSTRFAKIHPAMPVVEASSNLIKQDMLGSPVTDDSGTLVGWISERECLQAALQVVYHNQRVATVKDLMQTEVLTVSLDSDVLSLAQQMLNAKPKIYPVVDASNKVLGVISRRHILNMLDDKLAELSKKAS, encoded by the coding sequence ATGGAAACGTCTTCTATCAAAGAACTGATGAGCACCCGCTTTGCCAAAATCCACCCGGCCATGCCCGTGGTGGAAGCCTCCAGCAACCTGATCAAGCAGGACATGCTGGGCAGCCCGGTGACCGACGACAGCGGCACGCTGGTGGGCTGGATAAGTGAACGGGAATGCCTGCAGGCCGCATTGCAGGTGGTCTATCACAATCAGCGCGTGGCCACGGTAAAGGATCTGATGCAGACCGAGGTGCTGACCGTTTCCCTGGACAGTGATGTGCTCTCACTGGCCCAGCAGATGCTCAACGCCAAGCCGAAGATCTACCCGGTGGTGGATGCCAGTAACAAGGTACTGGGCGTCATCAGCCGCCGTCATATTCTCAACATGCTGGATGACAAGCTGGCCGAGCTGAGCAAGAAGGCGAGCTAG
- a CDS encoding MFS transporter: MFPLIVPIGAVLLGVALLLLGSGLLNTLLAVRGSLEGYSDSALGLIMSGYFLGYFSGTFAALPLIRRVGHIRAFAMCAALAACSALLHVMFVEPWVWMVLRILNGFVLVILYTVVESWLNGQTPAEQRGRVFAVYMAVNLGALAAAQQLLRLESAMSFMLFAVAAMLISVSLVPVTWTRFAQPPVETVTRLRFKALYRAAPVSVAGALLSGLAMGAFWGLGPVYANRVGLDSASVATFMSMAILGGALFQYPLGRYSDTHDRRSVLMVICLAATAAALLVWLSDGNTPLLYLSIAIYGGLAFCAYPVALAHMIDRLDANQILSGGSSALFLHGVGAAMGPALAGQLMEWFGAGSLPFYFMIMQLALALYTLMRLHVVREDLSDHSTQFVPMVRTSPVALEMMPEEEVEVESEDARDSDSSHRESPPDKPSL; this comes from the coding sequence ATGTTTCCGCTGATTGTGCCCATTGGTGCGGTGTTACTGGGGGTGGCGTTGCTGCTATTGGGCAGTGGGCTGCTCAATACACTGCTGGCTGTGCGCGGAAGCCTGGAAGGCTACAGCGATAGTGCGCTGGGCCTGATCATGTCCGGGTACTTTCTCGGCTACTTCTCCGGCACGTTTGCCGCCCTGCCTTTGATTCGACGCGTCGGCCATATCCGTGCCTTTGCCATGTGCGCAGCTCTGGCGGCCTGCTCTGCCCTGCTACATGTGATGTTTGTAGAACCCTGGGTGTGGATGGTACTGCGGATATTGAACGGCTTTGTGCTGGTAATTCTCTATACCGTGGTGGAAAGCTGGCTAAACGGACAGACGCCGGCTGAACAACGCGGCAGGGTGTTTGCGGTGTACATGGCGGTAAACCTGGGGGCGCTGGCGGCGGCGCAGCAATTGTTGCGGCTGGAGTCGGCCATGTCGTTCATGTTGTTTGCCGTGGCCGCCATGCTGATCAGCGTGAGCCTGGTGCCCGTGACCTGGACCCGCTTTGCACAGCCGCCTGTGGAAACGGTGACGCGGCTTCGCTTCAAGGCACTGTACCGGGCTGCACCGGTATCAGTGGCAGGCGCCCTGCTGTCAGGGCTCGCTATGGGCGCCTTCTGGGGGCTCGGGCCGGTGTATGCCAACCGCGTGGGGCTGGATAGCGCCAGCGTGGCGACATTCATGAGTATGGCCATCCTGGGTGGCGCCCTGTTCCAGTATCCACTGGGCCGCTATTCCGACACTCATGACCGGCGCAGTGTACTGATGGTGATCTGTCTGGCCGCGACGGCCGCTGCATTGCTGGTGTGGCTATCGGATGGCAACACGCCGCTTCTGTACCTGAGCATCGCGATCTATGGCGGCCTGGCTTTTTGCGCCTATCCCGTCGCGCTGGCGCACATGATCGACCGGCTGGATGCGAACCAGATTCTCTCCGGCGGGAGCAGTGCGCTGTTCTTGCATGGTGTGGGGGCGGCCATGGGGCCAGCGCTGGCTGGCCAGTTGATGGAATGGTTCGGCGCTGGCTCCCTGCCTTTCTATTTTATGATCATGCAGCTGGCACTGGCGCTCTATACCCTGATGCGGCTGCATGTGGTGCGCGAAGACCTCTCCGATCATTCCACCCAGTTTGTGCCCATGGTGCGCACCTCACCCGTAGCTCTGGAAATGATGCCGGAGGAAGAAGTGGAGGTAGAAAGCGAGGACGCCCGTGACTCAGATTCCAGCCATCGTGAATCACCCCCGGACAAACCCTCCCTCTAG
- a CDS encoding M48 family metallopeptidase: MTRQQVDGHAFHDGFAKGRASGQILIDASTVRFTNDSASVALPLSGVKARLGGASDRLVFFEHPDYPDWQLYTADRSVLKNPHFQQHKSLSRQVAGARRLRIFNWSVLGSVVGLIIAVPLLLVLYMDTVTGWIAPTLPAEWEESLGESALAQYKIGQSMIESEAINESLDALVAPLLKHADNDRYEFHVYIANDAELNAFALPGGYIVLNSGLLQRAESADEVLGVLAHEIAHVTEQHGVRQVMARAGLVLTVQALVGDVNGIMAMIAAATPALLSQSYSRGFETAADEHGFALLEEADINPNGLVSFFEKIIEEEQARLEEIEDEDSKAVMENIMPLLSSHPATQERIENMQDMIAGSDGRYLTLEKEFLALQQQVREAVAAMPRDDNDDMEKDDLNEDTERNSGES; this comes from the coding sequence GTGACAAGACAGCAGGTCGATGGCCACGCTTTTCATGATGGTTTCGCCAAGGGCAGGGCGTCTGGCCAGATTCTTATCGATGCCAGTACCGTGCGCTTTACCAATGATTCCGCTTCAGTGGCGCTCCCTCTGAGTGGAGTGAAGGCCCGCCTGGGAGGCGCCAGTGACCGGCTGGTGTTCTTCGAGCATCCGGATTATCCCGACTGGCAGCTCTACACTGCCGATCGCTCAGTCCTCAAAAATCCCCACTTCCAACAACACAAATCATTGTCGCGTCAGGTCGCGGGAGCCCGACGTCTGCGCATCTTCAATTGGAGTGTGCTGGGCTCAGTGGTGGGTCTGATTATCGCGGTGCCCTTGTTGCTGGTGCTGTATATGGACACGGTGACGGGCTGGATCGCGCCAACGCTGCCTGCCGAATGGGAAGAGTCGCTCGGGGAAAGCGCCCTGGCCCAGTACAAGATCGGCCAGTCGATGATTGAGTCGGAGGCCATCAACGAGTCGTTGGACGCACTGGTTGCGCCCCTGCTGAAGCATGCAGATAACGACCGCTATGAATTCCATGTCTACATTGCCAATGATGCCGAGCTTAATGCCTTTGCATTACCGGGCGGCTACATCGTTTTGAACTCCGGGTTGCTGCAGCGTGCCGAGAGTGCCGATGAAGTATTGGGTGTGCTTGCCCATGAAATTGCTCACGTGACCGAACAGCATGGCGTCAGGCAGGTGATGGCCCGTGCGGGCCTGGTTCTGACCGTGCAAGCCCTGGTGGGGGATGTGAACGGCATTATGGCCATGATCGCGGCGGCCACCCCGGCGCTGTTGTCGCAGAGTTATTCCCGTGGTTTTGAAACCGCAGCGGATGAGCATGGCTTTGCGTTACTGGAAGAGGCAGACATCAACCCGAACGGGCTGGTGTCATTCTTTGAAAAAATCATTGAAGAAGAACAGGCACGTCTTGAGGAGATTGAGGATGAGGACAGCAAGGCGGTAATGGAAAATATCATGCCGTTGCTGAGCAGCCACCCGGCCACGCAAGAGCGCATTGAAAACATGCAGGACATGATTGCGGGTTCAGATGGTCGGTACCTCACTCTGGAAAAAGAATTCCTGGCCCTGCAACAGCAGGTAAGGGAAGCCGTGGCGGCCATGCCACGGGATGATAACGACGATATGGAAAAGGATGACCTGAATGAAGACACGGAACGTAACTCGGGGGAGAGTTGA
- a CDS encoding TIGR00266 family protein, with the protein MKSEIKGGAAFSYIDMDLEPGESVITESDAMSSMDARLDLKAIFNGGLLRGLLRKFLGGETLFVSRFTNNADSPARLTIVQPTPGEVRCHELNGDSLFLQPGAFLACEETVSLGLRWAGFISWIAREGLFRLEVKGNGKVWYGAYGALLEREVDGEFIVDTSHLVAYDPTIKLKLQLAAGLFSSFFSGEGLVTRVQGKGRVVIQTRSISGITSWVNPKLR; encoded by the coding sequence ATGAAAAGTGAAATCAAAGGGGGCGCGGCGTTCTCCTACATCGATATGGATCTGGAACCCGGTGAAAGCGTGATCACCGAATCCGATGCCATGTCCAGCATGGATGCCCGCCTTGATCTGAAAGCGATTTTTAACGGCGGCCTGCTGCGGGGCCTGCTGCGCAAGTTTCTCGGTGGGGAGACCTTGTTTGTCAGCCGCTTTACCAATAATGCTGACAGCCCGGCCAGGCTCACCATCGTGCAGCCCACTCCAGGGGAGGTGCGCTGCCATGAATTGAATGGCGACAGCCTGTTCCTTCAGCCGGGGGCGTTTCTTGCCTGTGAGGAAACCGTTTCACTGGGGCTGCGCTGGGCGGGCTTCATTTCCTGGATTGCCCGTGAAGGCCTGTTTCGTCTCGAAGTAAAAGGCAACGGCAAAGTCTGGTACGGCGCCTACGGTGCGTTGCTGGAACGGGAAGTGGATGGCGAGTTCATCGTCGATACCAGCCACCTGGTGGCGTATGACCCGACCATCAAGCTCAAACTGCAATTGGCGGCGGGTCTGTTCTCCAGCTTCTTCAGTGGCGAAGGGCTGGTCACGCGGGTACAGGGCAAGGGGCGTGTGGTGATTCAGACGCGTTCTATCAGTGGCATTACCAGCTGGGTGAACCCCAAGCTGCGTTAA
- a CDS encoding TIGR00266 family protein: MEIELLHRPGNAAARITLKEGESCTAEAGAMIAMSGNMGIETTTHKRGKGGLLKAVKRMVAGESLFLNHFSVPAGQGEVIMGTTLSGDMMEYELDNESLIVQGGSFLCCDSGVEIDLGWQGFKSVLSGESVFWLNLKGSGKLVVSSFGAIYPVEVDGEYIVDTGHIVAFNETLDFSITKAGSSWLQSFLGGEGMVCKFKGKGTVWCQSHNPGSFGWAMSPGLKQRRA, encoded by the coding sequence ATGGAGATTGAATTGTTGCATCGCCCCGGCAATGCCGCGGCACGTATTACCCTGAAAGAAGGCGAAAGTTGCACCGCAGAGGCCGGTGCCATGATTGCCATGAGCGGCAACATGGGCATCGAAACCACCACCCACAAGCGTGGCAAGGGCGGTTTACTGAAAGCTGTGAAACGCATGGTGGCAGGTGAGTCACTGTTCCTGAATCACTTCTCTGTACCTGCAGGCCAGGGTGAAGTCATCATGGGCACCACTTTGTCAGGTGACATGATGGAATACGAACTGGATAACGAGAGCCTGATTGTGCAGGGCGGTTCGTTTCTGTGCTGCGATTCCGGGGTCGAGATCGATCTGGGATGGCAAGGTTTCAAGTCTGTCCTGTCCGGTGAAAGCGTCTTCTGGCTGAACCTGAAAGGTAGCGGCAAGCTGGTCGTCAGCTCGTTTGGTGCGATTTATCCGGTGGAAGTGGACGGTGAATACATTGTCGATACCGGTCATATCGTGGCCTTCAATGAAACACTGGATTTCAGCATCACCAAAGCGGGTAGCAGCTGGCTGCAGTCTTTCCTGGGTGGGGAAGGCATGGTGTGTAAATTCAAGGGCAAGGGAACGGTGTGGTGCCAGTCCCATAACCCGGGCAGTTTCGGCTGGGCCATGTCGCCAGGCCTCAAGCAGCGTCGCGCATAG
- a CDS encoding TIGR00266 family protein translates to MNETVNIRIHHDFDETALQQAISGFAALFKTEEEKASKVLRSAPVVIRKNVSPDVAEKFRAALQNLGIGVTFEQSASQPVAEPAPAPAPVNEAPVAANPPGEAAVADTAVIESDKDHPGYAFRIEGRPDFSFLTVTVPANQMIKVEASAMATMDAHLEMKTRMRGGLGRLMTGESIFINEFTSPGGPGEIGIAPAAPGDMGHVYLNEDTIYLQNSAFVASGPEVAVESKWQGLTKGFFSGESLFLIRAQGTGDLWFNTYGAMIEIDVKGDYVVDTGNIVAFTEGLEYKVSKVGGYKSLFFSGEGFVCRFSGEGKVWIQTRGVDAFLSWLHPYRPVPKRG, encoded by the coding sequence ATGAATGAGACAGTGAATATTCGCATTCACCATGATTTCGATGAAACCGCGCTGCAACAGGCCATCTCCGGGTTTGCGGCGTTGTTCAAGACGGAAGAAGAAAAGGCATCAAAAGTGCTGCGAAGCGCCCCGGTTGTTATTCGCAAGAATGTATCTCCGGACGTGGCAGAAAAGTTTCGAGCCGCGCTGCAGAATTTGGGTATCGGCGTCACCTTTGAGCAGTCTGCAAGCCAGCCTGTCGCGGAGCCGGCACCTGCGCCTGCGCCGGTCAATGAGGCGCCTGTGGCTGCGAATCCTCCTGGGGAAGCAGCGGTGGCGGATACTGCGGTGATTGAAAGCGACAAGGATCACCCCGGCTACGCCTTCCGGATTGAAGGGCGCCCGGACTTCAGTTTTCTTACCGTCACGGTGCCCGCCAACCAGATGATCAAGGTCGAGGCCTCCGCCATGGCGACCATGGATGCCCATCTGGAAATGAAGACGCGCATGCGCGGCGGCCTGGGTCGGTTGATGACCGGTGAATCCATTTTTATCAATGAGTTCACCTCTCCTGGAGGGCCGGGAGAAATTGGCATTGCACCCGCAGCTCCCGGTGATATGGGCCACGTTTACCTGAACGAGGACACCATCTACCTGCAGAACTCAGCCTTTGTGGCTTCAGGACCGGAGGTTGCCGTAGAGAGCAAGTGGCAGGGTCTTACCAAGGGCTTCTTCTCCGGTGAAAGCCTGTTCCTTATTCGTGCCCAGGGTACGGGCGACCTTTGGTTCAACACCTACGGTGCCATGATCGAGATCGACGTGAAGGGCGACTATGTGGTGGATACCGGCAACATCGTCGCCTTCACTGAAGGTCTGGAATACAAGGTGTCCAAGGTGGGTGGCTATAAATCCCTGTTCTTCTCCGGCGAGGGCTTCGTATGTCGCTTTAGTGGTGAAGGCAAAGTCTGGATCCAGACCCGGGGTGTCGATGCGTTCCTGAGCTGGCTGCACCCCTATCGGCCAGTGCCCAAGCGGGGCTGA
- a CDS encoding OmpA family protein, translating into MGGDFASKRLVVLMAGVFFVGTAESQSYSSSPEKSFYVGYRAGISFLNIELDDAEYQSKKNSEFSQGLLAGYQFSSPWAAEFFWHDLGDAEVVGLPDRGTRGMVELETYGLGTTYSIGYRPNLDFGLSAGLAETSYSYRYYVDMDDENEQDVYLGASMHWLPYKTLHVRANYTFINNDIQFMTLGIVKYFQFGNEPTHPNDESDPVVPLSDNHQCEDFEIYFDGIQFAKASVALNEESRERLEDLASQLKELPDDIHVEIRAQADRDGSETYNYSLSIVRARAVRDYLAKQGFSLSRITADGYGEWGLTSYYDPVDTESELRRADIVLVGLERYLNNPQACGDLVRRYSKSHPG; encoded by the coding sequence ATGGGGGGAGATTTCGCCTCGAAGAGGTTGGTGGTTTTAATGGCTGGGGTGTTTTTCGTGGGCACTGCCGAATCGCAATCTTACTCTTCTTCACCTGAAAAGAGCTTCTACGTGGGGTACAGAGCCGGCATATCTTTTCTCAATATCGAACTGGATGATGCTGAATATCAGTCCAAGAAAAACTCTGAATTCTCTCAAGGTCTTTTAGCAGGGTATCAGTTTTCTTCGCCTTGGGCTGCAGAGTTCTTTTGGCACGATCTGGGTGATGCCGAGGTAGTGGGTTTGCCTGATCGTGGTACACGCGGAATGGTAGAGCTGGAAACCTATGGCCTTGGTACGACTTACTCCATTGGTTATCGACCAAACCTGGATTTTGGTTTGAGTGCTGGACTAGCAGAAACCAGTTACAGCTATCGATACTATGTAGATATGGACGACGAAAACGAGCAAGACGTCTATCTCGGTGCATCGATGCACTGGCTTCCTTACAAAACATTGCATGTTCGAGCGAACTACACCTTCATTAATAACGATATTCAATTTATGACACTGGGAATTGTTAAGTATTTTCAGTTTGGTAATGAGCCGACACATCCCAACGACGAGTCAGATCCCGTTGTCCCTCTATCCGATAATCACCAGTGCGAAGATTTTGAAATCTATTTTGATGGCATTCAGTTTGCTAAGGCTTCTGTCGCGTTGAATGAAGAGTCAAGGGAGAGGCTGGAGGACCTGGCCAGTCAGCTCAAAGAGTTACCTGATGATATTCACGTCGAGATACGAGCGCAGGCCGACCGGGATGGATCGGAAACCTACAACTATTCACTTTCGATAGTAAGAGCTCGTGCCGTTCGTGATTATCTCGCCAAACAAGGATTTTCGTTAAGCAGAATCACTGCAGACGGATATGGAGAATGGGGGCTGACATCCTACTACGACCCGGTAGACACCGAAAGTGAGCTCAGGAGAGCAGATATCGTTCTGGTTGGCCTGGAGCGCTATTTGAACAACCCGCAGGCGTGCGGCGATCTTGTTAGGCGCTACTCAAAAAGCCATCCGGGCTAA